In Candidatus Saccharimonadales bacterium, the sequence TACAACTACTACTTTCACCAAGTTGTGCACGACAAGGATCAGCACCTCTACCTCAAAATAACTCCGCGCGGCAGCGTTTGGGCCGGGGTTGAGATTGGTTCGGGCTTGATTATAAATCCAATCGCGCCGGAAGAGGCGGCCGAGTTTTACCGAAAATAACTACTCAGCCGCAAACAATATGGAAACTAAAGTCATCTCTCAGCCGATCGAATTTGAAAAGCTTCAAGCATTGGCTCGCCAAGGGTTTGGCGATATGGTCAAAGCGGTTGTTGATCTGGAACAAAAAATTATGGCGATTGGGGCCGAATTGCACGCCGATGAGGAAGCAGCCCTTTTGGATCAAGGCTCACGCCAACAAAATCTCTGGG encodes:
- a CDS encoding DUF5674 family protein encodes the protein METKVISQPIEFEKLQALARQGFGDMVKAVVDLEQKIMAIGAELHADEEAALLDQGSRQQNLW